The following are encoded together in the Syngnathus scovelli strain Florida chromosome 12, RoL_Ssco_1.2, whole genome shotgun sequence genome:
- the fam83b gene encoding protein FAM83B yields MQMPVHEPHWDMFGNAQQDFHTSTLQGRMTGTMDSAQFSSLSSLRGEHATGDYMQAHYKESYRLAIDCLLSKGRESYTEFLKEERIGNFLSEEELVFITSNAKELPPQNHEEEISSPTDSQSSSGTYWPVHSDVDAPALELGWPEIMHEKLQTNIDLLYHPPRPNSPTIKEVILKNIRNARQVIAIVMDMFTDVDILKETVDASTRGVPVYVLLDDFHLKHFLTAAENQDVKLQHLRNMKVRTVKGEDYLSRTGTKFHGAMEQKFILVDCHTVIYGSYRFTWSCAKLNLSMVQVITGHLVKTYDEEFRTLYARSTVPAELCQPDPSLPSNGSHTLLGWPKYSPHSSIDRRDQLRHTLDSVYRKTCERNLYTRDCNDNHYVPLIDHDIGLQNHMSKFESAASNNYLKRHSYAGERHEGYVPQNVRARASNWNICRETGIGKNNHPLDNNYLVPQMYRSQKLRQSYNGNDKQILSMQQDMPTLEKTSKSFMRTWRIESYLQNPDMPFNEPSDYLDQFEPSNSFMQGRMRSLVYRPAIPEQLESNSQINSTPSFGSRSSALHNPLRYSSMQWNPPVASESNRISNEDFILKRKSLQIMDDYNSGKNSYPSAYASLGRANRGPIATNPDVRSDTWHKRHSVADPRSNSTYTQDSSGGMYGAFTRMQMDRGSAAVNAKHSGYGSNLNEDQRSVSHYDVKSMTDTKSPCTSIWRDPPSRSLSASTLGVDDRDLATKSSRLGSQHFLKKSTKKIKSFLNLPGRKEDQVESVGTPSVTSDDSTDTIKAEDEVSVKHHHSNTSLGHEQTEVADVKYSRPRFETEDHQHTPQLSSSETTSHSKLGVGNKKAIPDVDIPGWSKDRKLDNRLYSRFEPFCSIQKKQSSYSPNNSLEKTKNPPSDHNFPRLGRGHHENKIGKFFHRVGNLIHKTK; encoded by the exons ATGCAGATGCCTGTACATGAACCTCACTGGGATATGTTTGGGAACGCTCAACAGGATTTTCACACTTCAACT TTACAAGGGAGGATGACTGGAACAATGGACTCGGCCCAATTTTCTTCGCTGTCATCCTTGAGAGGAGAGCACGCAACAGGGGATTACATGCAAGCCCACTATAAGGAGTCATACCGTCTGGCCATTGATTGCCTGTTAAGCAAGGGCAGAGAAAGTTACACAGAATTTCTCAAAGAAGAACGCATTGGAAATTTCCTGTCTGAGGAGGAGCTTGTCTTCATTACATCAAACGCCAAAGAGCTCCCACCTCAGAACCACGAGGAGGAAATCAGTAGCCCCACGGACAGCCAATCATCATCCGGCACATATTGGCCCGTCCATTCGGATGTGGACGCTCCCGCATTGGAATTGGGATGGCCTGAGATCATGCATGAAAAACTGCAGACCAATATAGATCTCCTCTATCATCCCCCAAGACCCAACAGTCCCACCATTAAAGAAGTgattctaaaaaatatccggaaTGCAAGACAG GTTATTGCCATTGTGATGGATATGTTTACTGATGTCGATATTTTGAAAGAAACTGTTGACGCCTCTACACGAGGAGTTCCTGTCTATGTGCTTTTGGATGATTTCCACTTGAAACATTTCCTTACAGCAGCTGAGAACCAAGATGTAAAACTTCAACACCTCAGA AACATGAAAGTGCGCACCGTGAAAGGTGAAGATTATCTGAGCCGGACAGGGACTAAATTTCATGGCGCAATGGAGCAAAAGTTTATTTTGGTTGACTGTCATACAGTGATTTACGGCTCCTACAG atTCACTTGGTCATGCGCAAAGCTCAATTTGAGCATGGTGCAGGTTATAACAGGCCATCTGGTGAAGACTTATGATGAGGAATTTAGAACACTGTACGCGAGGTCGACAGTGCCAGCTGAACTGTGCCAACCAGATCCTTCTCTCCCTTCTAATGGCTCCCACACACTGCTCGGCTGGCCAAAATATTCCCCTCATTCCTCGATCGATCGGCGCGACCAGTTAAGGCACACGTTGGACTCTGTCTACCGCAAGACATGCGAAAGGAATCTGTACACAAGAGACTGCAATGATAATCACTATGTGCCTTTGATTGATCATGACATAGGTTTGCAGAACCACATGTCCAAATTTGAGTCTGCAGCGTCAAATAACTACCTAAAACGGCACAGCTATGCTGGGGAAAGACATGAAGGATATGTCCCCCAGAATGTCAGAGCCAGAGCGAGCAACTGGAATATTTGCCGGGAGACAGGAATCGGGAAAAACAACCATCCACTGGACAATAATTATTTAGTGCCGCAGATGTACAGAAGCCAAAAGCTTCGTCAGTCATACAACGGCAATGACAAACAAATTCTGTCCATGCAGCAAGACATGCCAACGCTGGAAAAAACATCAAAGTCATTCATGCGTACATGGAGGATCGAGTCCTACCTTCAAAACCCTGACATGCCTTTTAATGAGCCGTCTGACTATTTGGACCAGTTTGAGCCGTCTAACAGCTTCATGCAGGGAAGGATGCGGTCTCTTGTTTATAGGCCTGCCATACCGGAGCAATTGGAGTCTAACTCACAAATCAACAGCACGCCCTCTTTTGGTAGCCGCTCATCTGCACTTCACAACCCTTTACGCTACTCCTCAATGCAGTGGAATCCACCAGTAGCATCTGAAAGCAACAGAATAAGCAATGAAGATTTCATACTAAAGAGAAAAAGCCTGCAAATTATGGATGATTACAACAGTGGGAAGAACTCCTACCCATCTGCATACGCCAGCTTAGGTCGAGCCAATCGTGGGCCGATCGCTACAAATCCAGATGTGCGCTCTGACACTTGGCACAAAAGGCACAGCGTGGCTGATCCCAGATCCAACTCAACCTACACACAGGACTCCTCGGGTGGCATGTATGGAGCTTTCACGAGGATGCAAATGGACAGAGGCTCCGCTGCAGTCAACGCAAAGCACAGTGGATATGGGTCAAATCTCAATGAGGATCAGCGATCTGTATCTCATTATGATGTCAAGAGCATGACCGACACAAAGAGCCCTTGCACTTCCATTTGGCGGGATCCTCCTTCCAGAAGTCTATCTGCCTCAACCCTGGGTGTAGACGACAGGGATTTGGCTACTAAATCCAGCAGATTGGGCTCACAGCATTTCCTGAAGAAGAGTACCAAGAAAATAAAGTCGTTTTTGAACTTaccgggaaggaaggaagatcaAGTTGAAAGTGTGGGAACGCCAAGCGTGACCTCAGATGATAGCACGGACACGATCAAAGCCGAGGACGAAGTTTCGGTCAAACATCACCATAGCAACACATCTCTTGGGCATGAGCAGACCGAAGTGGCTGATGTGAAGTATTCCAGACCAAGATTCGAAACGGAGGATCATCAGCACACACCTCAGCTGTCTTCCTCTGAAACAACATCGCACAGTAAGCTCGGCGTCGGCAACAAAAAGGCAATCCCAGACGTCGACATACCGGGCTGGAGTAAAGACAGAAAACTTGACAATCGCCTTTATAGCAGATTTGAGCCTTTTTGTTCAATTCAGAAGAAACAATCTTCGTACTCCCCAAATAACTCTctggagaaaacaaaaaacccACCGAGTGATCACAACTTTCCCCGTCTTGGGAGAGGCCATCATGAAAATAAGATTGGGAAATTCTTTCACCGAGTGGGCAACCTCATTCACAAGACTAAGTAG